One Nocardiopsis gilva YIM 90087 genomic window, AGGGCGGGGGCGGCCGGGCCGACGCCCAGGGCCTCGGTCAGCGCGTGTTCCAGGGTCGTGCGCGTGCCCGAGCCGCGCTCGCGCATCACCAGCGGGGTCGCGGCGAGTTCGGCGGCGGGGACCGGGGCGCGGCGCCGCGCCCAGGGGTGAGCCGGAGCGACCACCGTGACCAGCCGGTCGACGCGGACGCGCGTCGCGGCGATGTCGCGCGGCAGGTCATAGGACTCGATAAACCCCATATCCGCCATGCCGCCGTGGACCTGCTCGGCCACCTCTTCGGAGTTCAGAACCTGCAGGCCCACCTCGATCTCGGGCTCGATCTCGCGGAGACGCGCCAGCCAGCCGGGGACCAGGTACTCGGCCACCGTCATGCTGGCGGCGAGTTGGAGGCTCGCCTTCCGGTTCCGACGCAGTGCGGCGACGCCGCTTTCCAGATCGCGGGCGGCCTCGACCACCGCGTGGGCCCAGTCGGCGACCGTCTGGCCCTGGGGGGTCGGGCGGGATCCGGTCGTGTCGCGCAGGAGCAGGGGCACGCCCAGTTCACGTTCGAGCGTGTCCAGGCGGCGGCTGGCCGAAGCCTGGGTCAGCCCCACTTCGGTCGCGGCCCGGCCGATGCTGCCGTACTCCGCCACCAGCAGAAAAAGCTCCAGACTCGCCAAGTCCGGCCATTGCGCGCTCATACAGTCACTGTATGACCTGATACGTAATCGGCCCCTACCGAGCATCCCAGCAGACGGTCAGGGTTGGGCCCTGTGAGTCAACAATCCACCGAGCCATCAACCGAGCCGTCGACCTCGGCTTCTTCTCCTAGGGTCGTACCCCCGACCCGACCCGCGAAGCGGCGGATCTCCCCGGTACCGCCGTGGGGGCTTCCTTCCGCGCGGGCGGCACGCGCGGCCGTCCCCGGCCTGCTGCTCACGGCCGTCGGCGTCGTGGTCGCGCTGCTGGTCAACCGGATGGTGCCCGGGGTCAGCGCGCTCATCGTGGCCCTGGTGCTCGGTGCGGTGCTCACGAACCTGGGCCTGGTTCCCGACTCCCTGCGCCCGGGACTGCAGGCGGCGGTCAAGACCCCGATGCGTGCGGGGATCGTCCTGCTGGGTGTGAGCCTCGCCCTGCCCGATGTGCTCGCACTCGGTGCTCCCGTGCTGCTCGTGGTCCTGGGCGGGGTCGCGGTGACCTTCCTCGGCACGCTGCTGCTGGGGCGGCTCTTCGGGATCGCGCGTGAGCGGCGCCTGCTCATCGCGACCGGGGTGTCCATCTGCGGCGCCTCGGCGGTGGCCGCGATGAACGATTCGGCCGAAGGCGATGAGGACGACGTCATGACCGCGGTCGCGATCGTCACCATCTTCGGCACCCTCGCGGTCCTGGCCCTGCCTGCGCTGCGCGGAGCGCTGGGGCTCGCCCCGGCGACCTTCGGGATCTGGACCGGTGCGAGCGTGCACGAGGTCGGCCAGGTCGTCGCGACGGCGGGCGCGGTCGGCGCCGCCGCACTGGCCCCCGCCGTGATCGTGAAGCTCACCCGCGTGGTGCTGCTGGCCCCGCTGATCGTCGCCGTCAACCTCTGGCAGCGTCGCGACAGATCCATCCCCGCCCCCCGAGAGGGAGGCGCGTCCACCCCGGAGCGAGCCCGACCGCCGATCGTCCCGCTGTTCGTCATCGGGTTCCTCATCGCCGTGGCCATCGGCAGCGCGGGGGTGCTCCCGGAGTCGGTCCTGGGACCGGTGAGCGTCCTGCAGACCGTGCTGCTCTCCGCCGGCCTGTTCGCCATGGGCACCGGCGTCCGACTGGCCGCCCTCGCCAGGTCGAGTGGCCGCAGCATCGCCCTGGGGGCGCTGTCCACCCTGCTGATGCTCACGGTGACCTACACCGGCCTGGCGCTGGCCACCTAGCGCGTCCACCGGGCGATCACGTCGTTGGCGCCAGCTCAGGACGGCGCTCGGCGTAGCGCGTGGCCTGTTCGAAGGCGTAGGCGTAGCGGAGGAGCGCCAGATCCGCACGATGCTTGGCGACGAGCTGCACACCCACCGGAAGGCCGGCCGGCGTGAATCCGGCCGGGACGGACATAGCCGGGCACAAGGTGGTCGTCACCCAGTAGCACGAGGACATCCAGCGGAGATAGCCGTCCATCGGCTCGCCCGCCACTTCCGTGGGGTACTCCAGGCCCGCATCGAATGGAAGTACCTGACTGACCGGCAGCAACAGCACGTCGTATTCCACAAAGAACTCGCGGAAGCGGTGGTACATGTCGGCCAGCTCCAGCTTCGCCTGGCCGATGTCCTCAGCGGACAGCAGGCGCCCCCGCACGATCTCCTCGACCAGGGCGTCTTTCACCTGCCCCGGGTGTTCGTCGACGATCCAGC contains:
- a CDS encoding LysR family transcriptional regulator is translated as MSAQWPDLASLELFLLVAEYGSIGRAATEVGLTQASASRRLDTLERELGVPLLLRDTTGSRPTPQGQTVADWAHAVVEAARDLESGVAALRRNRKASLQLAASMTVAEYLVPGWLARLREIEPEIEVGLQVLNSEEVAEQVHGGMADMGFIESYDLPRDIAATRVRVDRLVTVVAPAHPWARRRAPVPAAELAATPLVMRERGSGTRTTLEHALTEALGVGPAAPALELSSNAAVKVAVLSGAAPAVLSELAVAAEIADGRLREVAIEGLDLRRPLRAVWRSRTRLTEPGEHLVRIAAGRKG
- a CDS encoding YeiH family protein, with translation MSQQSTEPSTEPSTSASSPRVVPPTRPAKRRISPVPPWGLPSARAARAAVPGLLLTAVGVVVALLVNRMVPGVSALIVALVLGAVLTNLGLVPDSLRPGLQAAVKTPMRAGIVLLGVSLALPDVLALGAPVLLVVLGGVAVTFLGTLLLGRLFGIARERRLLIATGVSICGASAVAAMNDSAEGDEDDVMTAVAIVTIFGTLAVLALPALRGALGLAPATFGIWTGASVHEVGQVVATAGAVGAAALAPAVIVKLTRVVLLAPLIVAVNLWQRRDRSIPAPREGGASTPERARPPIVPLFVIGFLIAVAIGSAGVLPESVLGPVSVLQTVLLSAGLFAMGTGVRLAALARSSGRSIALGALSTLLMLTVTYTGLALAT